A genomic region of bacterium contains the following coding sequences:
- a CDS encoding NAD(P)-dependent oxidoreductase, whose product MSRRSVLVTGGAGYLGSVLCEHLLDAGWQVTAVDNLMYRQHPLLHLCANPSFAFVRGDVRDETVIRPLIAKADALVPLAAIVGAPACDRDPRLAESVNVEAVRLLNRLRSPRQLVVFPNTNSGYGTRAGSAVCTEDTPLEPISLYGRTKAQAEAELLATPNAVTLRLATVFGTSPRMRLDLLVNHFVYAAVTDGYIVIFEKDFRRNYVHIRDVADCFVYCLEHGERLAGRCYNFGLDAANMSKEDLALKVKEHVPDLVIQFSSFRSDVDRRDYIVSNARLRDSGFEARRSLDDGIEELLKGYRMLPRGPFQNV is encoded by the coding sequence GTGAGCCGCCGATCGGTCCTGGTCACCGGCGGAGCCGGCTATCTCGGCTCGGTGCTGTGCGAGCATCTGCTCGACGCCGGCTGGCAGGTCACCGCGGTCGACAACTTGATGTACCGCCAGCACCCGCTGCTGCACCTCTGCGCGAACCCGTCGTTCGCGTTCGTCCGGGGCGACGTCCGGGACGAGACGGTGATCCGGCCGCTGATCGCCAAAGCCGACGCCCTGGTCCCGCTGGCTGCGATCGTCGGGGCGCCGGCGTGCGACCGGGATCCGCGCCTCGCCGAGTCCGTGAACGTGGAGGCGGTGCGCCTGCTGAACCGCCTCCGCAGCCCCCGCCAGCTCGTCGTGTTCCCGAACACGAACAGCGGATATGGCACGCGGGCGGGGTCGGCGGTCTGCACGGAGGACACACCGCTTGAGCCGATCTCGCTGTACGGACGGACGAAAGCACAGGCGGAAGCCGAGCTGCTGGCCACGCCAAACGCGGTCACTCTCCGGCTGGCCACGGTGTTCGGCACGTCGCCCCGCATGCGGCTCGACCTCCTCGTCAACCACTTCGTCTACGCGGCCGTCACGGACGGCTACATCGTCATCTTCGAGAAGGACTTCCGGCGCAACTACGTGCACATCCGGGACGTCGCCGACTGCTTCGTCTACTGCCTCGAGCACGGCGAGCGCCTGGCGGGCCGATGCTACAACTTCGGCCTCGACGCGGCCAACATGTCGAAAGAGGACCTGGCGCTTAAGGTGAAGGAGCACGTCCCGGATTTGGTCATCCAATTCTCGTCGTTCCGCAGCGACGTCGATCGCCGCGATTACATCGTGTCCAATGCGCGCCTACGAGACTCCGGGTTCGAGGCGCGCCGCTCCCTCGACGACGGCATCGAGGAGCTCCTCAAAGGGTACCGCATGCTGCCGCGGGGCCCCTTCCAAAACGTCTGA
- a CDS encoding transketolase C-terminal domain-containing protein: protein MERLLTYAEAIREATWLEMERDPSVLLFGLGVDDHKAIFGTTKGLLERFGPDRVSDTPLSEEALTGVAVGAALAGMRPIHVHARFDYLLVAMNALVNVAAKTRYMSAGALRVPIVVRATIGRSWGQGPTHSQGLHGLFMHVPGLKVAAPSSPHDAKGLLIESIRDDNPVIFVEHRMLHSQKGPVPEGDYSVPFGKARVMVRGSDVTLVGISYMALECLRAQKTLESAGISAEVIDPVSLAPLDIDTIVESVGKTGRLIVVDTAWTACGATAEILAQVAERLAGTRPVQVQRMGYAPVSCPTTQNLQNLFYPTPHQIAAQAYRLVRGGQDAWTPPAVEAPEIAAFRGPF, encoded by the coding sequence ATGGAGCGGCTGCTCACCTACGCTGAAGCGATTCGCGAAGCCACGTGGCTCGAGATGGAGCGGGATCCCTCCGTCCTCCTGTTCGGTCTCGGCGTCGACGACCATAAAGCGATCTTCGGGACGACGAAGGGCCTGCTCGAGCGCTTCGGTCCCGACCGGGTGTCCGACACGCCGCTGTCGGAGGAGGCGCTGACCGGCGTCGCCGTCGGCGCGGCGCTGGCCGGGATGCGCCCCATCCACGTCCACGCCAGATTCGACTACCTGCTCGTCGCGATGAACGCCCTGGTCAACGTCGCGGCCAAGACCCGCTACATGTCCGCCGGCGCGCTGCGGGTGCCGATCGTGGTGCGGGCGACGATCGGCCGCAGCTGGGGGCAGGGGCCGACGCACTCGCAGGGCCTCCACGGCCTGTTCATGCACGTGCCCGGCCTGAAGGTCGCCGCGCCGAGCTCGCCGCACGACGCGAAGGGGCTGCTCATCGAGAGCATCCGCGACGACAATCCGGTGATCTTCGTCGAGCACCGGATGCTGCATTCGCAGAAAGGCCCCGTGCCGGAGGGCGACTACTCCGTGCCGTTCGGAAAGGCGCGCGTGATGGTCCGCGGTTCCGACGTGACGCTGGTCGGCATCTCGTACATGGCGCTCGAGTGCCTGCGGGCGCAGAAGACGCTGGAATCGGCCGGCATCAGCGCCGAGGTGATCGACCCGGTGTCGCTCGCGCCGCTCGACATAGACACGATCGTGGAGTCGGTCGGGAAGACGGGGCGGCTCATCGTAGTGGACACCGCGTGGACGGCCTGCGGCGCCACCGCCGAGATCCTCGCGCAGGTGGCCGAGCGGCTCGCGGGGACGCGGCCCGTGCAGGTCCAGCGCATGGGGTACGCGCCGGTCAGCTGCCCGACGACCCAGAACCTGCAAAACCTCTTCTATCCGACGCCGCACCAGATCGCGGCGCAGGCCTATCGCTTGGTGCGCGGCGGACAGGACGCGTGGACGCCGCCGGCCGTTGAGGCGCCGGAGATCGCGGCGTTCCGGGGGCCGTTCTGA
- a CDS encoding glycosyltransferase family 2 protein gives MRVTLLVPTLNEIEGVRAIMPRIRREWCDQVLIVDGGSTDGTVEYLTAQGYQVVTQRRRGLRFAFLDAWPHVTGDAVITFSPDGNSVPEAIPPLVAKLREGYDMVIVSRYTGGAKSEDDDFVSGLANLVFTFTINLLFRAKYTDSMVMFRGYRRALIEELDLDKEWSYRPEETLLRTTVGWEPLLSIRAAKRRLRVAEIPGDEPCRIGGRKQLHVKWGFAYILEIGRELVSWR, from the coding sequence ATGCGAGTAACCCTCCTGGTTCCTACGCTGAACGAGATCGAGGGCGTGCGGGCGATCATGCCCCGCATCCGCCGCGAGTGGTGCGACCAGGTGCTGATCGTCGACGGCGGTTCGACCGACGGCACCGTCGAATATCTTACGGCGCAGGGGTATCAGGTTGTCACTCAGCGCCGGCGGGGGCTGCGCTTCGCGTTCCTCGACGCCTGGCCCCACGTCACCGGCGACGCGGTCATCACATTCAGCCCCGACGGGAACTCGGTCCCTGAGGCGATTCCGCCGCTCGTCGCCAAATTGCGCGAAGGATATGATATGGTAATCGTGTCACGCTATACAGGGGGCGCTAAGAGCGAGGACGACGACTTCGTCTCGGGCCTCGCCAACCTCGTGTTTACGTTCACGATCAACCTGCTCTTTCGGGCGAAATACACTGATTCTATGGTGATGTTTCGCGGCTACCGGCGGGCGTTGATCGAGGAACTGGATCTTGACAAGGAGTGGTCCTACCGGCCTGAAGAAACCCTCCTGCGGACCACCGTGGGATGGGAGCCGCTCCTCAGCATTCGGGCGGCGAAGCGGCGGCTCCGGGTCGCGGAAATTCCCGGAGACGAACCCTGCCGGATCGGCGGGCGCAAGCAGCTGCACGTGAAATGGGGGTTTGCATACATTCTGGAGATCGGACGCGAGCTGGTGTCATGGCGGTAG
- a CDS encoding thiamine pyrophosphate-dependent dehydrogenase E1 component subunit alpha: protein MAVARGASADAGLTSRFYRMLFRIRRVEEEIARVYPTDKIKSPIHLSIGQEAVSVGVCAALRKTDVVFATLRGHAAYLAKGGDLKKMIAELYGKATGCAKGKGGSMHLIDAAAGIMSTGAIIGTIEPQAVGYAWALKLQGKDDVAVSFSGDGAWEEGSVFESLNFAALKHVPVLYICENNNLAIHSRLGARQPVSNVYERARAYGVPAERIEDMDVFKIYEWTRAAVADLRAGRPGPRFLECLTYRWREHVGPNEDFDIGYRSRSEAEPWFASDQVARLAGMVPPAEREAIEEDVLGEIREAFEFAERSPFPEAEELYTDVFTDGRHGAAAHLR, encoded by the coding sequence ATGGCGGTAGCGCGCGGCGCGTCGGCGGATGCCGGGCTGACCTCGCGGTTCTACCGGATGCTCTTTCGGATCCGGCGCGTCGAGGAAGAGATCGCGCGGGTCTATCCCACGGACAAGATCAAGAGTCCTATCCACCTGTCGATCGGGCAGGAGGCGGTCTCAGTCGGCGTCTGCGCGGCCCTGCGGAAGACGGACGTGGTCTTCGCCACCCTCCGGGGGCACGCCGCGTATCTCGCCAAGGGCGGCGACTTGAAGAAGATGATCGCCGAATTGTACGGCAAGGCGACTGGCTGCGCGAAGGGCAAGGGCGGCTCGATGCACCTGATCGACGCCGCGGCCGGCATTATGAGCACGGGCGCGATCATCGGCACGATCGAGCCGCAGGCCGTGGGCTACGCGTGGGCGCTGAAGCTCCAGGGAAAGGACGACGTCGCCGTCAGCTTCTCGGGAGACGGCGCGTGGGAGGAAGGCTCCGTCTTCGAGAGCCTGAATTTCGCCGCGCTCAAGCACGTGCCGGTGCTCTACATCTGCGAAAACAACAACCTCGCGATCCACAGCCGCCTCGGCGCGCGGCAGCCGGTGTCGAACGTCTACGAGCGCGCGCGCGCCTACGGCGTCCCCGCCGAACGGATCGAGGACATGGACGTGTTCAAAATCTACGAGTGGACGCGCGCCGCGGTGGCCGATCTGCGCGCCGGCCGGCCGGGGCCGCGCTTCCTGGAGTGCCTGACGTACCGCTGGCGCGAACACGTCGGCCCGAACGAAGATTTCGACATCGGCTACCGGTCGCGGAGCGAGGCGGAGCCGTGGTTCGCGAGCGACCAGGTCGCTCGCCTCGCCGGGATGGTGCCGCCGGCGGAGCGCGAGGCAATCGAAGAGGACGTGCTCGGCGAAATTCGCGAGGCCTTCGAGTTCGCGGAACGGAGTCCGTTCCCCGAGGCCGAAGAACTCTACACCGACGTGTTTACGGACGGGCGACATGGAGCGGCTGCTCACCTACGCTGA
- a CDS encoding kinase, whose product MIITRTPFRISFFGGGTDYPAWYLRNGGTVLAAAIDKYCYLSCRYLPPFFEHRFRVVWSKIEVCQTPDEIEHPAVREVLRHLQFDRGVEIHHDGDLPARSGMGSSSSFTVGLLHALYALRGQIPSKRQLALESMHIEQERLKETVGSQDQVLAAYGGFNHVTFAQDGEISVKPMTLSADLSSALNDHLMLFYTGVTRTASEVAESYLQNIENNERHMRALGEMVEEGLGILSDGGDLIRFGRLLHRAWEAKRSLSPIVSNSEVDDLYSQARAAGAIGGKLTGAGGGGFLLLFVEPHNRRRVRERLSALLHVPFRFAASGSQVIFFEPEEDYAAQERDRAGRMLRPFRELVSGRPRPDE is encoded by the coding sequence ATGATCATCACCCGGACGCCGTTCCGCATCTCCTTCTTTGGAGGCGGCACCGACTACCCCGCGTGGTATCTCCGGAACGGCGGGACGGTGCTGGCGGCGGCGATCGACAAGTACTGCTACCTCTCCTGCCGGTACCTGCCGCCGTTTTTCGAGCATCGATTCCGCGTCGTGTGGTCGAAGATCGAGGTCTGCCAGACGCCCGATGAGATCGAGCACCCGGCCGTGCGCGAAGTGCTGCGGCATCTCCAGTTCGATCGCGGCGTCGAGATCCACCACGACGGCGACCTGCCGGCGCGCAGCGGCATGGGCTCGAGCTCCTCGTTCACGGTGGGACTGCTGCACGCCCTCTACGCGCTGCGGGGGCAGATCCCGAGCAAGCGGCAGCTCGCGCTGGAGAGCATGCACATCGAGCAGGAGCGGCTCAAGGAGACGGTCGGATCGCAGGACCAGGTCCTCGCGGCGTACGGCGGCTTCAACCACGTGACGTTCGCGCAGGACGGCGAGATCTCGGTCAAACCGATGACGCTCAGCGCGGATCTCAGCAGCGCGCTGAACGACCACCTCATGCTGTTCTACACCGGGGTCACGCGGACGGCGTCGGAAGTCGCGGAGAGCTATCTGCAGAACATCGAAAACAACGAGCGGCACATGCGCGCGCTCGGCGAGATGGTGGAAGAAGGGCTCGGGATCCTCAGCGACGGCGGCGACCTGATCCGCTTCGGCCGGCTGCTCCACCGCGCCTGGGAGGCCAAGCGCAGCCTCAGCCCGATCGTCTCGAACTCCGAAGTCGACGACCTCTACAGCCAGGCCCGGGCGGCCGGCGCGATCGGCGGAAAACTCACCGGCGCGGGCGGGGGCGGCTTTCTGCTGCTGTTCGTCGAGCCCCACAACCGCCGGCGGGTTCGGGAGCGGTTGAGCGCGCTGCTCCACGTGCCGTTCAGGTTCGCCGCGTCCGGGAGCCAGGTCATCTTCTTCGAGCCGGAGGAGGACTACGCGGCGCAGGAGCGCGACCGCGCGGGCCGGATGCTGCGTCCGTTCCGGGAGCTCGTCTCCGGCCGGCCGCGTCCCGACGAGTGA
- a CDS encoding SIS domain-containing protein, with product MQTRADTRSERARAHLTTSAEVTRRTGEVCLDAILKAAEAIAKALRAGGKVLLCGNGGSAADCQHLAGEFMNRLTKDFDRPGMAVLALTTDTSFLTAFANDSGFDGVFERQVRALGRPGDVLMGISTSGKSRNVIRAVEAANGLKMTTIALTGRGGRLGEVASVVIAVPSADTQHIQEAHLSIEHAICDLVERGIWRDGPGARGDVR from the coding sequence ATGCAGACACGTGCGGACACGCGCTCCGAGCGGGCGCGGGCGCACCTCACAACCTCGGCCGAGGTCACGCGGCGGACGGGCGAGGTGTGCCTCGACGCCATCCTGAAGGCCGCCGAGGCGATCGCGAAGGCCCTCCGCGCGGGCGGCAAGGTGCTCCTCTGCGGCAACGGCGGCAGCGCCGCCGACTGTCAGCACCTGGCCGGCGAGTTCATGAACCGCCTCACCAAGGATTTCGACCGGCCGGGGATGGCCGTGCTGGCGCTGACGACCGACACGTCGTTTCTCACCGCCTTCGCCAACGACTCGGGCTTCGACGGGGTCTTCGAGCGCCAGGTCCGGGCGCTCGGCAGGCCGGGCGACGTGCTCATGGGCATCAGCACGAGCGGGAAATCGCGGAACGTGATCCGGGCGGTGGAGGCGGCCAACGGGTTGAAGATGACGACGATCGCCCTGACCGGCCGCGGCGGCCGTCTCGGCGAGGTGGCCTCCGTCGTGATCGCCGTGCCCAGCGCCGACACGCAGCACATCCAGGAGGCCCACCTGTCCATCGAGCACGCGATCTGCGACCTCGTCGAGCGCGGCATCTGGCGCGACGGGCCGGGCGCGCGGGGGGATGTCCGATGA
- a CDS encoding cobalamin-dependent protein (Presence of a B(12) (cobalamin)-binding domain implies dependence on cobalamin itself, in one of its several forms, or in some unusual lineages, dependence on a cobalamin-like analog.) produces the protein MPAHKRGQVDLVLVNPGDRRQIYQALGENLSAVEPPVWVGLMATFARRRGFSVEVIDSHAEELGAEATAQRVAEMAPRLVAVVVYGHQPSASTQNMTAAGAVCRAVKDLAPDLKVLLVGGHVAALPERTLREERCDFVCGGEGPHTLVDLLEALAHGHPDLSKVRGLWYWDGGAPRATPPAPLVTNVDEEMPGLAWDLLPMTAYRAHNWHCFGHLERQPYAAIYTTLGCPYHCSFCCIQAPFKSGEQVLGYKEAVNSYRFWDPKATVAQIDTLVNTYGVRNIKFADEMFVLNVRHVHGICDLLIERNYGLNIWAYARVDTVRGEGTVEKLKRAGFNWLVLGIEAASERVRTDVDKAFPQQEIFATVERLRAGGINVLGNYIFGLPEDDVASMQETLDLAQSLNCEFANFYSAMAYPGSRLYEIAVQNGWPLPPAWSGYSQHAENTLPLPTKYLSGAEVLRFRDHAFQVYFSDGRYLAMVEQKFGRPTAEHVRAMASRRLTRSALRA, from the coding sequence ATGCCGGCGCACAAGCGGGGACAGGTGGATCTTGTGCTGGTCAACCCCGGCGACCGCCGACAGATCTATCAGGCGCTCGGCGAGAACCTGAGCGCGGTCGAGCCGCCGGTGTGGGTTGGGCTGATGGCCACGTTCGCCCGGCGGCGCGGGTTTTCGGTCGAGGTCATCGACAGCCACGCCGAGGAGCTGGGGGCGGAGGCGACCGCGCAGCGCGTGGCGGAGATGGCGCCGCGGCTCGTGGCGGTCGTGGTCTACGGGCACCAGCCGTCCGCGTCGACCCAGAACATGACGGCCGCGGGCGCGGTCTGCCGGGCGGTGAAGGACCTCGCGCCGGACCTCAAGGTCCTTCTGGTGGGCGGGCACGTGGCGGCGCTGCCGGAGCGCACCCTGCGCGAGGAGCGCTGCGACTTCGTCTGCGGCGGCGAAGGGCCGCACACGCTCGTCGATCTTCTGGAGGCGCTGGCGCACGGCCACCCGGACCTGTCCAAGGTGCGGGGCCTGTGGTACTGGGACGGCGGCGCGCCCCGCGCGACGCCGCCGGCGCCGCTCGTGACGAACGTCGACGAGGAGATGCCCGGCCTCGCCTGGGACCTGCTGCCGATGACGGCGTACCGCGCCCACAACTGGCACTGCTTCGGGCATCTCGAGCGGCAGCCGTACGCGGCGATCTACACCACGCTCGGCTGTCCCTACCACTGCAGCTTCTGCTGCATTCAGGCGCCGTTTAAGAGCGGCGAGCAGGTACTCGGGTACAAGGAGGCGGTGAACAGCTACCGCTTCTGGGACCCCAAGGCGACGGTCGCGCAGATCGACACGCTGGTCAACACCTACGGCGTGCGGAACATCAAGTTCGCGGACGAGATGTTCGTGCTCAACGTGCGGCACGTTCACGGCATCTGCGACCTCTTGATCGAGCGCAACTACGGTCTGAACATCTGGGCCTACGCCCGCGTGGACACGGTGCGCGGCGAGGGCACCGTGGAGAAATTGAAGCGGGCCGGCTTCAACTGGCTGGTGCTCGGGATCGAGGCGGCGAGCGAGCGCGTCCGCACGGACGTCGACAAGGCGTTTCCGCAGCAGGAGATCTTCGCGACGGTCGAGCGGCTGCGCGCCGGCGGCATCAACGTCCTCGGCAACTACATCTTCGGTCTGCCGGAGGACGACGTGGCCTCGATGCAGGAGACCCTCGACCTCGCCCAGTCGCTGAACTGCGAGTTCGCCAACTTCTACTCCGCGATGGCCTATCCGGGGTCGAGGCTGTACGAGATCGCCGTCCAGAACGGCTGGCCGCTTCCGCCGGCGTGGTCCGGCTACTCGCAGCACGCCGAGAACACGCTGCCGCTGCCGACGAAGTATCTCTCGGGGGCCGAAGTCCTGCGTTTCCGGGACCATGCCTTTCAGGTCTACTTCAGCGACGGCCGGTACCTCGCGATGGTGGAGCAAAAGTTCGGCCGCCCGACCGCGGAGCACGTCCGCGCGATGGCGTCCCGGAGGCTGACGCGCAGCGCGCTGCGGGCCTGA
- a CDS encoding DegT/DnrJ/EryC1/StrS family aminotransferase, translated as MIRYHLAEDTIDRADIARLVRWLRTMPHLTQGPRVSEFEQKWSRRFGSRYSVFCNSGSSANLLMFYVLLMSGRLKNRKVVLPSVGWATSVAPALQFGFQPLLCEADPETFGLDLDHLERLLKRHRPGAVMLVHVLGVPHKMREMRALRERYGFFLIEDACAAIGAEYRGRAVGTFGDMGSFSFYFGHQMSTIEGGMVSTDDGGFNDLLRLSRAHGWSKDLTGRRHLALVRRHRIDDFHRPFVFYQPGFNLRSTDLNAYIGLGQLRKLEWIIRGRERNHRIYGRRLGPRFYVQRPVPGSRVCSISFGLLADDVDHRRRIVRALDRAGIETRIFSAGNLGLHPFWVKRYGRASFPMADRIHHTGFFLPNHPSLSARDVEFIAGVVMEAA; from the coding sequence GTGATCCGGTACCACCTGGCCGAGGACACGATCGACCGCGCCGACATCGCGCGGCTGGTGCGGTGGCTCCGGACGATGCCGCACCTCACGCAGGGGCCGCGCGTCTCCGAGTTCGAGCAGAAGTGGAGCCGGCGGTTCGGCAGCCGGTACTCGGTATTCTGCAACTCCGGATCCTCGGCGAATCTGCTGATGTTCTACGTGCTGCTGATGTCCGGACGGCTCAAGAACCGCAAAGTCGTGCTCCCGTCGGTCGGCTGGGCGACGTCGGTGGCGCCGGCCCTGCAGTTCGGGTTTCAACCCCTGCTCTGCGAGGCCGATCCGGAGACCTTCGGACTCGACCTCGATCACCTCGAGCGGCTGCTCAAGCGGCACCGCCCCGGCGCGGTGATGCTCGTCCACGTGCTCGGCGTGCCGCACAAGATGCGCGAGATGCGCGCGCTGCGCGAACGGTACGGCTTTTTCCTGATCGAAGACGCCTGCGCCGCGATCGGCGCGGAGTACCGCGGACGGGCGGTCGGCACGTTCGGCGACATGGGCAGCTTCTCGTTCTACTTCGGCCACCAGATGTCGACCATCGAAGGCGGCATGGTGAGCACCGATGACGGCGGGTTCAACGACCTGCTGCGCCTCAGCCGCGCGCACGGGTGGAGCAAGGACCTCACCGGGCGGCGGCACCTGGCGCTCGTCCGCCGCCACCGGATCGACGACTTTCACCGGCCCTTCGTCTTCTACCAGCCGGGGTTCAACCTGCGCTCGACCGACCTCAACGCCTACATCGGGCTCGGACAGCTGCGCAAGCTCGAATGGATCATCCGCGGGCGCGAGCGCAACCACCGCATCTACGGCCGCCGGCTCGGCCCCCGCTTCTACGTCCAACGGCCGGTCCCGGGGTCGCGCGTCTGCAGCATCTCCTTCGGCCTGCTCGCGGACGACGTCGATCACCGGCGGCGGATCGTGCGCGCCCTCGACCGGGCCGGCATCGAGACGCGTATCTTTTCCGCGGGCAACCTCGGCCTGCATCCGTTCTGGGTGAAGCGCTACGGCCGGGCGAGCTTTCCGATGGCCGACCGCATTCACCACACGGGGTTCTTCCTCCCCAACCACCCCTCGCTCTCCGCGCGCGACGTCGAGTTCATCGCGGGCGTCGTGATGGAGGCCGCGTGA